One part of the Pseudemcibacter aquimaris genome encodes these proteins:
- a CDS encoding arylesterase, with amino-acid sequence MSKIHMLYNNVITTPIAIIKHIALKRLIFTIFTLFGSLYAATLPSHAQEIKKILAFGDSLTAGYGLGPGEGFTDQLQRTLIDLGTNVEVANAGVSGDTSSGGLSRLEWVLASTPDVDLVILALGANDALRGIQPEITRKNIDEMVSILKNKEIPVLIAGMIAPPNLGPVYGEKFNTIYPDTAKKYEVPLYPFFLDGVAGFIELNQNDRIHPNIKGVKIITTKMAPSIINALN; translated from the coding sequence GTGTCTAAAATACATATGTTATACAATAATGTTATTACCACTCCAATAGCGATAATCAAACATATTGCGCTAAAGCGTCTTATTTTTACGATATTTACACTGTTCGGATCATTATACGCAGCGACCTTGCCATCTCATGCGCAGGAAATAAAAAAAATTCTGGCCTTTGGTGACAGCCTGACCGCAGGATACGGTCTTGGCCCCGGCGAAGGGTTCACAGACCAGCTTCAACGCACGCTTATTGATTTAGGAACAAATGTCGAAGTGGCCAATGCCGGAGTTTCCGGTGACACTTCATCAGGCGGACTTTCCCGTCTTGAATGGGTACTGGCAAGTACGCCAGATGTAGATCTTGTAATTCTTGCGCTTGGCGCCAATGACGCACTTCGCGGCATTCAGCCGGAAATTACCCGCAAAAACATAGACGAAATGGTATCGATTTTAAAAAATAAGGAAATCCCTGTACTTATAGCCGGCATGATCGCACCACCAAATCTTGGCCCTGTATACGGGGAAAAATTTAATACTATTTATCCTGATACAGCAAAAAAATACGAAGTACCACTTTATCCATTTTTTCTTGATGGCGTTGCAGGTTTCATCGAACTAAACCAAAATGACCGAATTCACCCAAATATTAAGGGCGTAAAAATCATTACGACGAAAATGGCACCAAGCATCATTAACGCTCTAAACTAG
- a CDS encoding ABC transporter ATP-binding protein, with product MTNNCILELKNIHLRLKSNDFEVKILNGIDFKVDEGKAVAILGASGSGKSSMMSVMNGLERQTEGSVMVAGHILDKMNEDELAMFRRDNIGIILQAFHLIPTMTAIENVAVPMELAGIRGAEEKAKKMLVDVGLEHRMDHYPTQLSGGEQQRVAIARAMAPQPKILFADEPTGNLDGKTGHNIIELIFDLKAKNDATLILITHDQELAEKCDEIIHIQDGLITDNRHVHDNEGKKVAE from the coding sequence ATGACCAACAACTGCATTCTTGAACTAAAGAATATTCATCTTCGCCTTAAAAGCAATGATTTTGAAGTTAAAATCCTTAATGGTATAGACTTTAAAGTTGACGAAGGTAAGGCAGTTGCCATTTTGGGCGCGTCCGGTTCAGGTAAATCAAGCATGATGTCGGTGATGAACGGGCTTGAGCGTCAGACGGAAGGTAGCGTTATGGTCGCTGGCCATATTCTTGATAAAATGAACGAAGATGAACTGGCAATGTTCCGCCGTGATAACATCGGTATCATTTTACAAGCGTTCCATCTTATTCCAACAATGACAGCGATTGAAAATGTGGCTGTACCAATGGAACTGGCGGGTATACGCGGTGCTGAAGAAAAGGCAAAAAAGATGCTTGTTGACGTGGGGTTAGAGCACCGTATGGATCATTATCCGACGCAGCTTTCCGGCGGTGAGCAACAGCGTGTTGCCATCGCCCGTGCTATGGCGCCACAGCCGAAAATATTATTCGCCGATGAACCAACAGGTAATCTGGACGGTAAAACAGGCCATAATATTATTGAACTTATTTTTGATCTTAAGGCCAAAAATGACGCGACACTTATTCTTATTACCCATGATCAGGAACTGGCGGAAAAATGTGATGAAATCATTCATATCCAGGATGGTCTAATTACTGACAATCGTCATGTCCATGATAACGAAGGTAAAAAGGTGGCTGAATAA
- a CDS encoding ABC transporter permease, producing the protein MVATRFALREIRFAFKQFRIFIACLFLGTAIIAAVGSVTQNIAESLARDARVFLGGDIEIETNQRELSEEEMAYVAETAAYVSTVSELRAMAHTEDFSESSLIEVKAVDDYYPIYGELETNSGLPRSELLSYKDGHWGAVPLEAIATRLGVGIGDKINIGNLQYEVRGITAKEPDSSNAGFQLAPSILVDRASMDDTGLITFGSLVEYNYRLKLVDGADAKLYETAIEEAFPESDWRVRNYSSGGGSTQRFIDRMGQFMTLVGLTALLVGGVGVSNAVHGYLNSKTNTIATFKILGAQSDTIFQIYLQQILIMAAISIVMGLIAGGALPFLFADFLESKMPIQITREFFFAPLLIAAYYSILISLIFTLWPLAKAKNISARQLFRISIAEPGENNIPRNYIYAIAVMVVMMLAMVFYTAEYRELTGYFIGGMIGSFVLLFITGNLVKVAVGYLPRRFSPALRIALSNITRPGNSTLSIILSLGLGLILLTSISLVEFSLDSEIERRVDTDAPSYFFLDIQKADHDSFKDHMLSQEGTSLYRTVPNLRGRITHVKGVPSDEVEIDPEVRWVLRGDRGMTFTDEVPEDNKLVHGDWWPKGYQGEPEVSLSEDVYNGLNLELGDKITINVLGRSFDVAVRSVRSVDWGTFGINYAMMFDPYMLSNAPYTYVGTLKSTEARETANYQEITRNYPNVTTVRLKEVLENVQVLLLQIKGAIDVMASITIVAGILVLSGAIAAGHKGRIYDSAVLKVVGATRKDILRAYIFEFIILGVATGVVAILLGSIAAYGIVVGIMELEWTFSLSIPVITVSAAIIMTMTIGMFSIYKAMSVRPAQVLRGI; encoded by the coding sequence ATGGTTGCCACACGCTTTGCCCTTCGTGAAATTAGATTTGCTTTCAAGCAGTTCAGAATTTTCATCGCATGTCTTTTTCTTGGGACGGCGATTATTGCTGCGGTTGGATCCGTAACGCAAAATATCGCAGAAAGCCTTGCCCGTGATGCACGTGTCTTCCTTGGTGGTGATATCGAAATTGAAACCAATCAACGTGAACTGAGTGAAGAGGAAATGGCATATGTCGCCGAAACGGCTGCATATGTTTCCACCGTAAGCGAACTTCGCGCCATGGCGCATACAGAGGATTTTTCGGAAAGTAGCCTAATCGAAGTAAAGGCCGTCGATGATTATTATCCGATTTACGGCGAACTTGAAACCAATAGCGGTTTGCCACGTTCGGAACTTTTATCCTATAAAGACGGGCATTGGGGCGCAGTACCATTAGAAGCGATTGCAACGAGACTTGGTGTGGGTATTGGTGACAAGATCAATATCGGAAACTTGCAATATGAAGTACGCGGCATTACTGCGAAAGAGCCAGATAGTTCCAATGCTGGTTTTCAGCTAGCGCCAAGTATTTTGGTTGATCGCGCCAGTATGGATGATACAGGACTGATTACTTTCGGTAGCCTTGTTGAATATAATTACAGATTAAAGCTTGTGGATGGGGCAGACGCGAAACTTTATGAAACCGCAATCGAGGAAGCCTTTCCGGAATCCGATTGGCGGGTAAGAAATTACAGCAGTGGCGGCGGTAGCACCCAACGTTTCATTGATCGCATGGGTCAGTTCATGACCCTTGTTGGATTAACGGCGCTTCTTGTTGGTGGTGTGGGTGTTAGTAACGCCGTGCATGGATATTTAAATTCAAAAACAAATACCATTGCCACTTTTAAAATTCTGGGGGCACAGTCAGATACAATTTTCCAGATTTACTTGCAACAAATTCTGATTATGGCTGCAATTTCCATTGTTATGGGATTGATTGCGGGCGGCGCGTTACCGTTTTTATTCGCGGATTTCCTCGAAAGTAAAATGCCGATCCAGATTACGCGGGAATTCTTCTTTGCACCATTATTGATCGCGGCATATTACAGCATTCTCATCAGTTTAATTTTTACTCTATGGCCTCTTGCGAAAGCGAAGAATATTTCCGCACGTCAATTATTCCGCATTAGTATTGCAGAACCGGGCGAAAATAACATCCCAAGAAATTATATTTATGCAATTGCCGTCATGGTCGTGATGATGTTGGCGATGGTTTTCTACACGGCGGAATATCGTGAACTAACAGGATACTTTATTGGTGGCATGATTGGGTCATTTGTATTGCTCTTTATCACTGGTAACTTGGTAAAGGTGGCGGTTGGTTATTTGCCAAGACGCTTTAGTCCTGCATTACGGATTGCGTTATCAAATATTACCCGTCCTGGAAACTCAACGCTTTCGATTATTCTGTCACTTGGGTTGGGGCTTATTTTGCTGACGTCAATCTCGCTTGTTGAATTTAGTTTGGATAGTGAAATTGAAAGACGGGTAGATACCGACGCACCAAGTTATTTCTTCCTTGATATTCAAAAAGCGGATCACGACAGCTTTAAAGATCATATGTTATCACAAGAAGGAACGAGCCTTTATAGAACTGTACCGAACCTTCGTGGTCGTATCACGCATGTGAAAGGTGTTCCGTCTGATGAGGTTGAAATTGATCCGGAAGTGAGATGGGTTCTTCGTGGTGACCGTGGTATGACCTTTACGGATGAAGTGCCAGAGGACAACAAACTTGTTCATGGTGACTGGTGGCCAAAAGGATATCAGGGTGAACCTGAAGTATCCTTAAGCGAAGATGTGTATAATGGGCTTAATCTTGAGCTAGGTGATAAAATCACTATCAATGTACTTGGTCGCAGTTTTGATGTGGCGGTAAGGTCCGTTCGATCTGTTGATTGGGGCACATTCGGCATCAACTATGCAATGATGTTTGACCCATATATGCTAAGCAATGCCCCATATACATATGTTGGTACGTTAAAATCAACAGAGGCACGTGAAACTGCAAACTATCAGGAAATTACCAGAAATTACCCGAACGTGACGACCGTGCGCTTAAAAGAGGTTCTTGAAAATGTGCAAGTGTTACTATTGCAGATTAAAGGGGCAATTGACGTAATGGCATCCATTACCATCGTTGCCGGTATCCTTGTGCTTAGTGGTGCTATCGCGGCGGGACATAAGGGTCGCATTTATGATAGTGCGGTTCTAAAAGTCGTGGGTGCAACAAGGAAGGATATTTTAAGAGCATATATCTTTGAATTTATCATCCTTGGTGTGGCGACAGGTGTTGTTGCGATCTTACTTGGTTCCATTGCTGCTTACGGTATTGTTGTCGGTATTATGGAACTTGAATGGACATTCTCATTATCCATACCTGTTATCACGGTATCGGCCGCGATTATCATGACCATGACCATAGGAATGTTCAGCATTTACAAGGCCATGTCCGTAAGACCGGCACAAGTTTTGCGCGGAATTTAA
- a CDS encoding CinA family protein: protein MFSDEIIKLSEDVLEHARKNNLQVVTAESCTGGLIIGVLTEIAGSSDVVDRGYITYSNLAKQQELGVNPETLENHGAVSEETALEMVSGALNNSGCDIAVAVTGIAGPGGGTDTKPVGLVHIAVQKKEKPPIHKKCLFGDIGRDKVREATVIAALELLNKTI, encoded by the coding sequence ATGTTCTCTGATGAAATAATAAAACTTAGCGAAGACGTTCTTGAACACGCACGCAAAAACAACCTTCAAGTTGTCACCGCAGAGTCCTGTACTGGCGGATTAATCATTGGTGTTTTAACGGAAATTGCAGGATCATCTGATGTTGTTGATCGTGGTTATATCACCTATTCAAACCTAGCCAAACAACAAGAGCTTGGCGTTAACCCAGAAACACTTGAAAACCACGGTGCCGTAAGCGAAGAAACCGCCCTTGAAATGGTAAGTGGCGCCTTAAATAATTCAGGGTGCGATATCGCTGTCGCCGTTACCGGCATTGCGGGACCAGGTGGTGGCACAGACACCAAACCTGTTGGTCTGGTGCATATTGCCGTACAAAAAAAAGAGAAACCACCCATCCATAAAAAGTGTTTATTCGGTGACATCGGTCGTGACAAAGTCCGTGAAGCAACTGTCATTGCTGCCTTAGAATTGCTTAATAAAACAATTTAA
- a CDS encoding phosphatidylglycerophosphatase A, with product MSEETKKISSFDPAFIISTWFYSGSIPIAPGTMGSIAALPFAWLIIENAGLFGLANATLIVFVLGLWSSRVYMEKTGKTDPGEVVIDEVVGQWLVCMMIADNNHMGQYVLALLAFRVFDIMKPWPVSFFDKRHDSFGVMMDDVVAGILGAMTLYAVNIYVL from the coding sequence ATGTCAGAAGAAACAAAAAAAATATCATCATTTGATCCGGCCTTTATTATTTCCACATGGTTTTATTCAGGTTCCATTCCCATTGCACCTGGCACCATGGGCAGCATTGCCGCCCTGCCCTTTGCATGGCTCATTATTGAAAATGCCGGTCTATTCGGGCTTGCTAATGCGACGCTTATTGTTTTCGTGCTTGGATTATGGTCATCACGTGTCTACATGGAAAAAACCGGAAAAACAGACCCCGGCGAAGTCGTGATTGATGAGGTCGTCGGCCAATGGCTTGTTTGCATGATGATTGCCGACAACAACCATATGGGACAATATGTGCTCGCACTGCTGGCGTTCAGAGTATTTGATATTATGAAACCATGGCCGGTATCATTTTTTGACAAACGACATGATTCTTTTGGTGTGATGATGGATGATGTTGTTGCGGGCATTTTAGGTGCAATGACTTTATACGCGGTGAATATTTATGTTCTCTGA
- a CDS encoding bifunctional 2-C-methyl-D-erythritol 4-phosphate cytidylyltransferase/2-C-methyl-D-erythritol 2,4-cyclodiphosphate synthase, with protein MTIKNAAIIVAAGRGHRVGGEIPKQYLDIGGIPVLRHTIEVFLKNPSIDHIQVIIHPDDTKLYENAINGLEIPAPVHGGETRQQSVLNGLEAISELEPEYVFIHDAARPFLDQEILNDLILVVEKEGAVIPALKVTDTIKYMGQDKIDSTLDRNYLYRAQTPQAFRYKAIFMAHRRFENENMTDDSAIAEKSGLKVRIIDGSERNFKITTSEDLTKAEMMIGKTYTDVRTGYGIDVHAFEDGDQVILGGVEIPHTHKLKGHSDADVALHALTDAILGAMALGDIGDHFPPSDDQWKGASSNIFLKHAAEKVYEQDGVIAHVDLTIICEAPKIGPHRDKIRDRISEIIDLDVARVSVKATTTEKLGFTGKREGIMAQAVATIRLPE; from the coding sequence ATGACAATAAAGAATGCAGCAATCATTGTCGCCGCCGGGCGCGGCCACCGGGTGGGCGGGGAAATTCCGAAACAATATCTTGATATTGGCGGAATACCAGTGCTTAGACACACAATCGAAGTATTTCTTAAAAACCCTTCTATTGATCATATACAGGTTATCATCCATCCAGATGACACCAAACTATACGAAAATGCAATAAACGGGTTAGAAATCCCTGCGCCTGTTCATGGCGGTGAAACACGCCAACAATCCGTTCTTAACGGATTAGAGGCCATCAGTGAACTGGAACCGGAATATGTGTTCATTCACGACGCAGCTAGACCTTTTCTTGACCAAGAAATATTAAACGATCTTATTCTGGTTGTTGAAAAAGAAGGCGCCGTCATTCCAGCACTTAAAGTCACTGATACCATCAAATATATGGGGCAGGATAAAATCGACAGCACGCTTGACCGTAATTATCTTTACCGCGCACAAACACCGCAGGCATTCCGTTATAAAGCCATTTTCATGGCTCATCGCAGATTTGAAAATGAAAATATGACCGATGATAGCGCGATTGCAGAAAAAAGCGGCTTAAAAGTTCGTATCATTGATGGTTCGGAAAGAAATTTTAAAATCACAACATCTGAAGACCTGACGAAAGCAGAAATGATGATTGGAAAAACATACACGGATGTAAGAACAGGATATGGCATTGACGTCCATGCATTTGAAGATGGTGACCAAGTAATACTTGGCGGTGTTGAAATCCCGCATACCCATAAATTAAAAGGACACTCTGACGCCGATGTCGCCTTACACGCATTAACTGATGCGATACTGGGTGCCATGGCACTTGGTGATATCGGCGATCATTTCCCACCATCGGACGACCAATGGAAAGGGGCAAGTTCCAATATTTTCTTAAAACACGCCGCAGAAAAGGTTTATGAACAGGATGGCGTTATCGCCCATGTTGACCTGACCATTATCTGCGAAGCACCAAAAATAGGACCGCACCGTGATAAAATCCGCGACCGCATTTCTGAAATTATTGATCTTGATGTCGCCCGTGTAAGTGTTAAGGCCACAACGACGGAAAAACTGGGCTTTACCGGAAAACGCGAAGGCATTATGGCACAGGCCGTTGCAACCATCAGATTACCGGAATAA